One genomic segment of Marinitoga piezophila KA3 includes these proteins:
- a CDS encoding heavy metal-binding domain-containing protein, which translates to MIVTTSEFVPGREIEEVLGIVIGNVVHSKHLGRDIAAAFKTLAGGEIKGYTEMLTEARNIAYNRMIDEAEKLGADAVIGLRFSSSAVMAGAAEMVAYGTAVKLK; encoded by the coding sequence ATGATAGTAACTACATCTGAATTTGTTCCTGGAAGAGAAATAGAAGAAGTTTTAGGAATAGTTATAGGTAATGTTGTTCATTCAAAACATTTAGGAAGGGACATAGCAGCAGCATTTAAAACACTTGCAGGAGGAGAAATAAAAGGTTATACAGAAATGCTTACAGAAGCAAGAAATATAGCCTATAATCGTATGATAGACGAGGCAGAAAAATTAGGAGCAGATGCAGTAATTGGTTTGAGGTTTTCAAGTTCTGCAGTTATGGCTGGAGCAGCAGAAATGGTAGCTTATGGAACAGCAGTAAAATTAAAATAA
- a CDS encoding ABC transporter permease, protein MKKELYEMKTRTIISIVILILLFFSIAPFQKFYVDMIKENMAAIKPYAEKFGFSNILDNLNDWNYYMYTQWFGKNFGQLIPIFAIIFAFPLFSREYENGTMEYLLVRKSRDYVFITKVYIGLTMFIIWITIGIVLPAAYSLISGKDLAYSLLFKYFIHMFFGGLFWYEITVLFSVIFNDQVKPILVSVGTLIITTAAGFIKPLSFLNTYPYILGSKIISEGKIDLLYTLSLFLIGETIVSIAYYQFRKKEI, encoded by the coding sequence ATGAAAAAAGAACTTTATGAAATGAAAACACGAACAATAATTTCAATAGTAATATTAATTTTATTATTTTTCAGCATAGCCCCTTTTCAAAAATTTTATGTTGATATGATAAAAGAAAATATGGCGGCAATAAAGCCATATGCAGAAAAATTTGGATTTTCAAATATATTGGATAACTTAAATGATTGGAATTATTATATGTATACGCAATGGTTCGGTAAAAACTTTGGTCAATTAATTCCAATTTTTGCAATTATTTTTGCCTTTCCGTTATTTTCCAGAGAATATGAAAATGGAACAATGGAATATTTATTGGTAAGAAAATCAAGAGATTATGTATTTATCACAAAAGTATATATCGGTTTGACAATGTTTATTATATGGATAACAATAGGAATAGTTCTACCAGCTGCATATTCATTAATTTCAGGGAAAGATTTGGCATATAGTCTATTATTCAAATATTTTATTCATATGTTTTTTGGTGGATTGTTCTGGTATGAAATAACAGTATTATTTTCTGTAATATTCAATGATCAGGTAAAACCAATATTAGTTTCAGTTGGGACATTGATTATCACCACAGCTGCAGGATTCATTAAACCTTTATCTTTCTTAAATACATATCCATATATATTAGGCTCAAAAATTATTTCAGAAGGAAAAATAGATTTATTATACACGCTTTCATTATTCTTAATAGGAGAAACGATAGTTAGTATAGCCTATTATCAATTTAGAAAAAAAGAAATTTAA
- a CDS encoding ABC transporter ATP-binding protein gives MILKVDNLVKKYGTLTAVNNVSFEIEKGEIFGLIGPNGAGKTSIIKCILDLRWPNSGKIYLNGKVAYLPEKKNLYKSLTVKKMIEINNELTENFSIEKAYELLDKFQINKNTKISNLSHGMLTQVYVILTFSQDADLYILDEPTWGLDPLMRNTVLEIIRESSYQEKSILYTSHILSEVEKIADRVAIMSKGKILELDYLDNIKTKYTAISLPKNEKTKGYLWKKLENENIWIVKNQDGEPVTIDEIFEAVVKGEW, from the coding sequence ATGATATTAAAAGTTGATAACCTTGTAAAAAAATATGGAACTCTTACAGCAGTCAATAACGTTTCATTTGAAATTGAAAAAGGTGAAATCTTTGGACTTATTGGACCAAATGGTGCAGGAAAAACATCAATAATAAAATGTATTCTTGATTTAAGATGGCCAAATAGCGGAAAAATATATTTAAATGGAAAAGTTGCATATTTACCTGAAAAAAAGAATCTCTACAAATCATTAACAGTTAAAAAAATGATAGAAATCAACAACGAGCTTACAGAAAATTTTTCTATTGAAAAAGCATATGAATTGCTGGATAAATTTCAAATAAATAAAAACACAAAAATTTCAAATCTATCCCATGGTATGCTTACTCAGGTGTATGTAATATTAACCTTTTCACAGGATGCTGATTTATATATTCTTGATGAACCAACCTGGGGATTGGATCCATTAATGAGAAACACAGTACTTGAAATAATACGTGAAAGCTCATATCAGGAAAAAAGCATATTATATACCAGTCACATACTTTCTGAAGTTGAAAAAATTGCAGATAGAGTTGCGATAATGTCAAAAGGAAAGATTTTAGAATTAGATTATCTTGATAACATAAAAACAAAATATACAGCAATATCATTACCAAAAAACGAAAAAACAAAAGGGTATTTATGGAAAAAATTGGAAAATGAAAATATCTGGATAGTAAAAAATCAAGATGGAGAACCTGTTACTATAGATGAAATCTTTGAAGCAGTGGTAAAGGGGGAATGGTAA
- a CDS encoding GntR family transcriptional regulator, with protein MWFSIDFHSHTPVYEQIKNKIKEKILTNELKKDEFIPSIRVLAKELGVNLNTVSRAYKELEFEGVIKSVRGSGYIVLGIDENQFIEKKLENFQKSVLECKNAKIQKEKLISIINKLYDD; from the coding sequence ATGTGGTTTTCCATAGACTTTCATTCGCACACTCCTGTTTACGAACAAATAAAAAACAAGATAAAAGAAAAAATCCTTACCAATGAACTCAAAAAAGATGAATTTATTCCTTCAATAAGAGTTCTTGCAAAAGAACTAGGTGTAAATTTAAATACTGTATCAAGAGCATATAAAGAACTCGAATTTGAAGGAGTAATAAAATCAGTAAGAGGTTCAGGATATATAGTATTAGGAATTGATGAAAATCAGTTTATAGAAAAAAAATTAGAAAATTTTCAAAAAAGTGTTTTAGAATGTAAAAACGCAAAAATTCAAAAAGAAAAATTGATATCAATAATCAATAAGTTATATGATGATTGA
- the nagA gene encoding N-acetylglucosamine-6-phosphate deacetylase, translated as MEISKLLIVDPIDGEYTGKIIINNGKIEKIIKTEDSYYDYILMPGFIDTHTHGYGGIDTMTATEKDFKQWAEMNFKHGVTTFFPTTVSASKEQIKNVIKNTPIEKSIKGIHLEGPYININKKGAQNPEYIRNPEEKEIKEILNEKIKLITMAPEIKGFYDVINIIHKNNTVISLGHTEADYQEFKKAYEKGINRITHFPNAIKGLHHRELGGVGAVMLENFKIEMIVDGIHTSPDFVKLIYKIKNIDDIILITDSMSAAGLNDGKYDLGGLEVTVRDGKATLKDGTIAGSTLVFDKAIKNFKKFTNCTLTELAKVSSYNAAQNLKLQNLGRIKEGYIANLVLLDKNLNLKKTIFEGEYT; from the coding sequence ATGGAAATATCCAAATTACTCATCGTTGATCCTATTGATGGAGAATACACCGGAAAAATAATAATCAACAATGGAAAAATAGAAAAAATAATAAAAACAGAAGATTCATATTACGACTACATATTAATGCCCGGATTTATAGACACGCATACTCACGGTTATGGCGGAATAGACACAATGACCGCAACAGAAAAAGATTTCAAACAATGGGCAGAAATGAACTTCAAACACGGAGTTACCACATTCTTTCCAACAACAGTTTCAGCATCTAAAGAGCAAATAAAAAACGTTATTAAAAACACACCAATAGAAAAATCAATAAAAGGAATACACCTTGAAGGACCATATATAAACATAAACAAAAAAGGAGCACAAAATCCTGAATACATTAGAAATCCAGAAGAAAAAGAAATAAAAGAAATACTAAATGAAAAAATAAAATTAATAACAATGGCACCTGAAATAAAAGGATTTTATGACGTAATAAATATAATTCATAAAAATAACACAGTAATATCCCTTGGCCATACAGAAGCAGATTATCAGGAATTCAAAAAAGCATATGAAAAAGGAATAAACAGAATAACTCACTTTCCAAATGCAATAAAAGGACTGCATCACCGTGAATTAGGTGGAGTTGGTGCAGTAATGCTTGAAAACTTTAAAATAGAAATGATAGTTGATGGAATCCACACATCACCGGATTTTGTTAAACTAATATATAAAATAAAAAATATCGATGATATTATACTAATAACAGACTCAATGAGCGCTGCGGGATTAAATGATGGAAAATATGATCTTGGTGGTCTTGAAGTTACGGTAAGAGATGGAAAAGCAACATTAAAAGACGGAACAATAGCAGGGAGTACATTAGTATTCGACAAAGCAATTAAAAACTTCAAAAAGTTTACCAATTGTACATTAACGGAACTTGCGAAAGTATCCTCATACAACGCAGCACAAAACCTGAAACTTCAAAACTTAGGAAGAATAAAAGAGGGCTATATTGCAAATCTTGTATTATTAGATAAAAATTTAAACCTTAAAAAAACAATATTCGAAGGGGAATACACCTAA
- a CDS encoding HD-GYP domain-containing protein, protein MRKRDKQITLYHLIIKNIMTIVIIGIGSVIMIFSMISLYNLGRVEKEFEANAVQIVNMAFTSLSNALYDFDVRYYKGLERFIEALKTSENKEETIKNISKYAFFNSDTSIEKIDYNKLNSKIKEKLDKLENYKYYFELELTSEKLLKDIYLKIDNEYYLIRASYSVDKIKNTLDNFHALEEKYNFIDEIDICTHNFENLSSKENDLTDKDVEYLKKAFDTGKEIIIKKGNKLIFYYTWSYEDEKSTFKPIGIVLKLDVGMLRNALIYNITIFILALIIIMYLVAIKARKVSKQISRPFELMVDNMKKFRETKYLEFDRMFEKCEIKEINELMDEYQKMAEDIMSSFEEINAMNEELEHSYKEIEKVNNELEESYLNFSTQLSIIAEGYDENTGNHVNRVGELSAFIAEKMGLDHHTVYQMKYYAPLHDIGKLMIPKDILMKKGKLTNEEWKIMEKHTIYGGLLIGDAPMFKLAKNIALYHHEKYDGSGYPFGLEGDKIPIEAAIVSVVDVYDALRSERPYKPAFSHEKALKIILEGDNRTQPTHFHPEVLKIFKEYSEDLRKLWEEVDKQSSKLYELMKNIQEDDIK, encoded by the coding sequence TTGAGAAAAAGAGATAAGCAAATAACGCTTTATCATCTTATAATCAAAAATATAATGACTATAGTAATAATTGGAATAGGTTCAGTAATAATGATATTCAGCATGATTAGCCTATATAATCTTGGACGTGTAGAAAAAGAATTTGAAGCAAATGCAGTACAAATTGTTAATATGGCATTCACCTCATTATCAAATGCATTATATGATTTTGATGTTCGATATTATAAAGGGTTGGAGAGATTTATAGAAGCCTTAAAAACTTCTGAAAACAAAGAAGAAACAATAAAAAACATATCAAAATACGCGTTTTTTAATAGTGATACAAGTATAGAGAAAATTGATTACAACAAATTAAATTCAAAAATCAAAGAAAAATTAGATAAACTTGAAAATTACAAATACTATTTTGAACTTGAATTAACCTCAGAAAAACTATTAAAAGATATTTATTTAAAAATAGATAATGAATATTATCTAATAAGAGCATCATATTCCGTAGATAAAATAAAAAATACATTAGATAATTTTCATGCTCTTGAGGAAAAATACAATTTCATAGATGAAATTGATATATGCACGCATAATTTTGAAAATCTTTCAAGCAAAGAAAACGATTTAACAGACAAAGATGTTGAATATCTGAAAAAAGCATTTGACACTGGAAAAGAAATAATAATAAAAAAAGGAAACAAACTGATTTTTTATTATACCTGGAGCTATGAAGATGAAAAATCAACATTCAAACCAATTGGAATAGTATTAAAATTAGATGTTGGGATGCTCAGAAATGCTTTAATATACAACATAACAATATTTATATTAGCTTTAATTATAATAATGTATTTAGTTGCAATAAAAGCAAGAAAAGTTTCAAAACAAATTTCAAGACCATTTGAGTTAATGGTAGATAATATGAAAAAATTCAGAGAAACAAAATACTTAGAATTTGATAGAATGTTTGAAAAATGTGAAATAAAAGAAATAAATGAATTAATGGATGAATATCAAAAAATGGCAGAAGACATAATGTCATCATTTGAAGAAATCAACGCAATGAACGAAGAACTAGAACATTCATACAAAGAAATAGAAAAAGTCAATAATGAATTAGAAGAATCATACTTAAACTTTAGTACTCAACTTTCAATAATCGCTGAAGGTTATGATGAAAATACCGGAAATCATGTTAATAGAGTTGGAGAGCTTTCGGCATTTATAGCTGAAAAAATGGGTTTAGATCATCATACAGTGTATCAAATGAAGTATTATGCGCCATTACACGATATTGGAAAATTAATGATTCCAAAAGACATATTAATGAAAAAAGGAAAATTAACAAATGAAGAATGGAAAATAATGGAAAAACACACAATTTACGGTGGATTATTAATAGGTGACGCACCTATGTTCAAACTTGCTAAAAACATTGCATTATATCATCATGAAAAATATGACGGAAGCGGTTATCCATTTGGATTAGAAGGGGATAAAATCCCAATTGAAGCTGCTATAGTTTCTGTTGTAGATGTATATGATGCATTAAGGTCAGAAAGGCCATATAAACCAGCATTTTCACACGAAAAGGCGTTAAAAATAATTCTTGAGGGAGACAATAGAACACAACCAACACATTTCCATCCAGAAGTATTGAAAATATTCAAAGAGTATTCCGAAGACCTGAGAAAATTATGGGAAGAAGTAGACAAACAAAGCTCCAAATTATATGAACTAATGAAAAATATACAGGAAGATGATATAAAATAA
- a CDS encoding MFS transporter has protein sequence MKGYLKYILALPFLQVFVQVGIASSFPQLTEMFGSAWLASTFIGITPLVSIVFGSFWGKILEKHGESKTFLFSMVIWSVSLYLSGLSLSYPILAIVFRGFQGIADSALFANALTVITKGDFSKQEKAKYFGMVEFLASFGAVMGPLVIGSGFIYIPKHTLTALGVLLFIFTLIIYKQLPVIEIHSEYSKKQVAKFSPRIFLAAFFGIITIAIVVGFQVTMPLFVEGIVDNPLYGKIYTSIFALLLMLGNLFKHKVHGVKLWIPLGTFATLSIAMFVNSFSLVGFLIFVLVSGIFLGLSITMSSEYASILSVGFEEKGMAVFSAFRLSGNFFGPYLSIFFSMGGINMFTMVLAVLALASSVFLINFKNFQEVENI, from the coding sequence TTGAAAGGATATTTAAAATATATTCTTGCATTACCATTTTTACAGGTTTTTGTTCAGGTTGGAATTGCATCATCATTTCCACAATTAACAGAGATGTTTGGTTCTGCATGGTTGGCAAGTACTTTTATAGGTATTACACCACTTGTATCTATAGTTTTTGGTTCATTTTGGGGTAAGATTTTAGAAAAACATGGTGAAAGTAAAACCTTTTTGTTTTCAATGGTAATTTGGAGTGTTTCATTATATTTATCAGGATTATCTCTTAGTTATCCAATTCTTGCAATCGTTTTCCGTGGTTTTCAGGGAATTGCTGATTCTGCGTTGTTTGCAAATGCATTAACAGTTATAACTAAAGGTGATTTTTCAAAGCAGGAGAAAGCAAAGTATTTTGGTATGGTAGAATTTTTGGCAAGTTTTGGTGCTGTTATGGGGCCATTGGTTATTGGTTCTGGATTTATTTATATCCCAAAACACACATTAACTGCTTTAGGTGTTTTATTGTTTATATTCACTTTGATTATTTATAAGCAATTACCTGTTATTGAGATACATTCAGAATATTCAAAGAAACAGGTTGCTAAGTTTTCACCAAGGATTTTCCTCGCAGCGTTTTTTGGAATTATTACTATAGCTATTGTTGTTGGATTCCAGGTAACTATGCCTTTATTTGTTGAGGGCATTGTAGATAATCCATTATACGGTAAAATTTATACTTCTATATTTGCTTTGTTATTGATGCTTGGTAATTTGTTTAAACATAAGGTTCATGGTGTAAAGCTATGGATTCCCCTTGGAACTTTTGCAACATTGAGTATAGCAATGTTTGTAAATTCATTTTCACTTGTAGGATTTTTAATATTTGTTTTAGTTTCCGGTATATTCCTTGGATTATCAATTACAATGAGCAGCGAATATGCTTCAATTCTTTCTGTTGGATTCGAAGAAAAGGGTATGGCAGTTTTTTCCGCATTTAGATTAAGTGGAAACTTTTTTGGACCATATCTTTCTATTTTCTTTTCAATGGGTGGAATAAATATGTTTACTATGGTTCTTGCAGTTTTGGCATTAGCTTCAAGTGTGTTTTTAATTAATTTTAAAAATTTTCAGGAAGTTGAAAATATATAA